Proteins from a single region of Chanodichthys erythropterus isolate Z2021 chromosome 13, ASM2448905v1, whole genome shotgun sequence:
- the gda gene encoding guanine deaminase, giving the protein MRQNDTTARIAHVFRGTFVHSTPRDAVEILESSVLGVDDEGKIAFIEKDEQLVSLSKIWGFETSDVKQLGQYEFLMPGMVDTHIHASQYSYTGTALDLPLLEWLNTYTFPVEAKYKDLDFANNVYTKVVRRTLKNGTTTACYFATIHTDASLLLGELTDKFGQRALVGKVCMDCNSAVPQYKESPAECKAETDRFIKELLKKEYPNVKPVVTPRFAPSCSASLLSELGEIANNNKLHIQSHISENKEEVELVKTLFPGCKSYTDVYLKHNLLTDRTVMAHGCHLTDEELEIFHETGSAISHCPNSNISICSGMLNVRNVLNHRVKLGLGTDVAGGYSPSMLDAMRRTLDTSKALTIQDPQHQTLTFEEVFRLATLGGSEALSLDEQIGNFVVGKDFDALRVNVCVPDGPIDLFSDESPKVILEKFLNLGDDRNITEVYVSGRQVVPFPDT; this is encoded by the exons ATGCGTCAGAACGACACCACCGCGCGCATTGCGCACGTCTTCAGGGGAACATTTGTGCACTCCACACCTCGAGATGCAGTAGAAATTCTGGAAAGCTCCGTCTTAGGAGTCGACGATGAGGGGAag ATTGCATTTATTGAAAAAGATGAACAATTGGtcagtctttcaaaaatatGGGGGTTTGAAACTTCAGACGTAAAACAGCTTGGACAATA TGAGTTTCTTATGCCAGGAATGGTTGATACACACATCCATGCATCTCAGTATAGCTATACTGGCACTGCCTTAGATCTGCCTCTGTTGGAGTGGCTCAACACTTACACTTTCCCTGTGGAAGCCAAGTATAAAGACTTGGATTTTGCCAATAATGTCTACACTAAAGTTGTG AGAAGAACCTTAAAGAACGGCACCACCACTGCTTGTTATTTTGCCACAATACACACTGATGCCTCCCTTCTGCTCGGAGAACTCACAG ATAAGTTTGGACAGAGAGCTTTAGTGGGTAAAGTTTGCATGGACTGCAATTCTGCAGTTCCACAGTACAAAGAAAGTCCAGCTGAATGTAAAGCGGAGACAGATCG tttcatcaaAGAGCTTCTCAAAAAGGAG TACCCGAATGTTAAGCCTGTGGTCACTCCTCGATTCGCTCCCTCTTGTTCTGCTTCACTACTTAGTGAATTGGGTGAAATTGCCAATAACAACAAGCTTCACATTCAG AGTCACATCAGTGAGAACAAAGAGGAAGTGGAGCTTGTGAAGACATTGTTTCCAGGCTGCAAATCCTACACTGATGTTTACCTCAAGCACAATCTACTTACAGATAGG ACTGTAATGGCCCATGGCTGTCACCTAACCGATGAAGAACTGGAGATCTTTCATGAAACAGGATCTGCAATCTCTCACTGTCCTAACAGTAACATTTC GATTTGCAGTGGGATGCTAAACGTGCGCAATGTTTTGAATCACAGAGTGAAATTGGGTTTGGGGACAG ATGTAGCAGGAGGCTACTCCCCATCTATGCTAGATGCTATGCGAAGGACTCTGGACACTTCCAAAGCCCTGACCATCCAGGACCCTCAGCATCAGACTCTAACCTTTGAGGAGGTTTTCAGATTGGCTACACTTGGGGGAAGTGAAG CTCTTTCATTGGATGAACAGATTGGAAACTTTGTGGTAGGGAAGGACTTTGATGCCCTGCGAGTGAATGTTTGCGTTCCTGATGGACCAATCGATTTGTTTTCTGATGAAAGCCCCAAG gTCATTTTGGAGAAGTTTTTAAATTTAG gtGATGATCGAAATATTACTGAAGTCTACGTGTCTGGAAGACAGGTGGTTCCATTTCCAGATACATAG